The Coffea arabica cultivar ET-39 chromosome 6e, Coffea Arabica ET-39 HiFi, whole genome shotgun sequence genome contains the following window.
TCTCTCACATCTCCACGGAACTCAAGATTCTGAGAATTATAACAACTTTTCTGTGATCGTTcctttttccttccaaaattttgaaaagggaCATTACAATGCTGCCATATGGAACTCAACCACGATGGTTAGAACATTTGCTTCAAGTAGGATTCTATGAAGACGTTGATACCTGTAGCATTCAAACCCATCGGTGGAAAACAGTTTTCTGTAAAACATGTATGGATGGGCCAATTTGTGATAAATGTTGTTGGacaaattctcacaaaaatcatgATATTCTGCGGGTACGTTTAGTTTTTATTTCAACATGCATGCATgtgtatttatttaatttttttttgggtctggTTTGGAATAAACTTTTACTTATCATGTATTAGGTTTGCAAAGCGTCTCATCGAGTAGCTGTACCCAAAGAGGATATAACAAAAGATATGGATGTTGATGGCATTCAACCCTTCATAATTAACTTCAAATTGGttttctttttgcatgaaaaacttAAAAAGTCAGTGCAAAATTGTCCGAAGTGTCAGATATGTCAAGGATATATCAAGGATCCAACTTATAGGTTTTGTTCAATCGCCTGCAAAgtaagattttttttccccttttcttttttgagattttatctTAGGCCTCAATTGTGTTAAATTTACTTATACATAACTTATGTTCATTTATAGGTTAAATCAGCTCAAGGAATCAATGGCGAAGTTGATCTGCAACCAAGTAATGGCCTGGAAGTCCAGCAGCTTCGTCCAATTAGAAGGCAAGGGAGAAAAGGAGAACCTCGTAGATCACCACTCAAATAATGGCTAGCTATTAAGTTTTTATGGTTATTGAACTCTCTAATTGACATGTATTTAGGCAGATccactaaaaaaaagaaaattagttgctaaTTTTATCTACTATTTCATTGGTTTCGCCCGTTTAAGCACAGGCTGCTTACTTTAAGTCATATTTTGAGTGCTTATTCTAGTCTGCCTAGTCAAGAAATAATACAAATTGCCTTAAATTGCCCTTTGGTTTAGGGTTTCAACCAAAAAACCTCCTTGTGATTTTTAAACTACCTTTTAGCCTCTTATGTGAAATTGTTAACGAATGCATGAGCCAACCAAGCATAATTTCCACGCaaagtaatatatatatatatatattcaaattttttgggttcaaaattcAAGAACAACGTATACACCATCAGGAAAGAGGAAGATGATGCGTTTGTTTGGAAGGCGCCATTGTTTGGGTAGGAAGGACTAGATGTTTGCACGTACAACCTTTTGGGGGAATTTCATGATTTAGATTTGGCCaaatttgtgaaatttgagAATGCGCATTTCCAATTTTCAGGTTCCAGATTTTGAAGTTTTGATGTAATCGTGAGTTTTATAGTAATTCAGTTATAATTCATGTTTATATCAAAATTATTCCGGTTTATATCGAAAACTGGACAGAATTGAAATGGGAGAGGTCCCCATCTCTCCCAATTTTCATGCGATAGTTGGAGGCCCTTAAAGTGGTGTTCTTCGTCCATACAGATACATTGGTAAATCTtttatacactgatagtgtatattcTAACGGGTCTAGATATATGTCACACATACAAAATTGCTCATTCGACACCCATTagtaaaaaatcattttttagaTATGTTATACTCGTTAGTATTTTAAAATTTGGTTTGTATTTATTCTATGCTTCATGTAATTTTTGTGAACTCACAGTCCCACCACTCTAATCGCAATCCACACCTCCGAATCAGCCAACCTCAATAGCAAATGAGCacccttttcttccttttcctcgcGACCTCCTCCAATTGAGAACGGACATAGAGAAAAATTACTTCAACAAGTGCATTGTTTTCGTGTTTAATTTcaaggaaaaagattgaaattATGTTAAAAAGTCTTTTGTGGTCAGCAtgaaattcatttcattttatattttcttttttgtggaTAAGAAAAGTAATTATTGTTTGTGGTTCAAAAGATTGAAATATTCAATTATTCATAACACTATAGTACTTTTTATGatagtatatatataaaataaataaataattaaaaaatatgtttatgatataagcagaacaaaatttgaaatttttattaaatcTTGATAACCAAACAGACCCACTTTATCCGTAGAATTGGACCTGTCGGAGTCGGACTCGGACTCCCTATCACTATTCAATGAGGAAACTACATCTTTCTTATACGAACATTAAAACTCAATTTTATACGAACAATAAAACTCAAAATTCTGAAGACTAACGACTATTCTGTggttaaagtttttttttttcttctaaaagTTCTGGGAATCATGCTGCTGCCACTATGGTTGAAATATTTACTTCAAGCAAAATTCTATCAAAATGATGATTTTTGTAACATTGAAGGCCATCGTTGAAAGACAAGTTTCcgtgaaaaaaaaatgcttggATGGGCTGATTTGTGACAAATGTTTGAAGGTTTCGCACAAAAATCATGATATTCTGCGGGTATATTTCCTAATTATAACAACCTTTATaagtatgtttttttttctcttttttttttaattatttgattTGACTGCATCTCAATTACCTAAATAATATTGTTTTAGGTTTACAAAGCATCTCATCAAGTAGTCGTGGCCAAAGATGATACAATGGAAGATATTGATGTTGATGGCATACAACCCTTCTTAGTTAACTCCAAGTCAATTCTCTTTTTTGCACGGAAGAGTTAATAAGTTGGATCAAAATTTTCCCAACTGCCAGATATGTGAAGGACGAATCATAGATCCAACATATGACTTTTGTTCAATCGCCTGCAAAGTGAGAATCCTATATTCGTTTAGGATTCTATGGTAGGACTTCAATAATGTGAAAATTGCTTAAACATGAATTTTGTTCCCTTGTAGTTGTAGGTTCAATCTCTTGGAGGTGTCTTTCTCAATGACAAAGTTGATGTTGATCTGCAGCCAAATAATGCCTTGTAAGTCCAGCTTTAACATCCAAGCCAAGGTGTCCAACCTCCTAGAAATTGTAGTTGTGGTATTTTAACTGTCTAGAGAAAGTGTGATGAATTAGAATTTTTATTCGTTACTTCTGTTTTTGCTCTTTTGAACACAAACAGCCTTTAATTTAAGTCAAAATTTTGGGAGGTTATTATTCTCGTCAGGCTTGTCAAGGAATTTGATTTAAAGTGCTTAAAATTGTCCCTTTGATTTCGAGTTTCTTATGTTTCAGGTCAAAAACTGGTACTGATAAACACATGAAGGTACATTACATCTGTATAAATGCATATGAATATGGAGCAAAGATATCTGTCTTTTTGCCTTACTTTGAAAAGTTAGACAGCCAACTAATTCACATTAGACGAGTAATTGAATCTGATGCAAGAACTACATTCTGGTTTAAACTGACACAGTTAAGAGCTATTGTGTATTACCTCAGCCATTTTGGTTCTATGGTCTCCAATATTTATTTCGTCATTCGATCAAAAGTTGGGGGTTTTGCAGCATATCCACATACATTTACATAGATGATATGAATCCCCAACTTCTCTTCTAGCCCTTTATTTATTATTCAGCAGAGCACTCTTTTACTCTCGTATTGATTAAATCAGGGGACATTTGACCTCTCAATGGGATTTTTAACAAGCTCTGCGATTAAATTCGCCAAGAACCACATTGAAAGATTGCAAAGTAGTTTCAATACTAGGAAATCTTCATCTTGATCCAGCTAAAGTCATATGGTTAATTCAAGCACTTGGATTAAATTTCCCCTTGACATCAAACTGTTGAACACCAAGAACAAGCTTAACAATGGTTGACACTTGACAGACATTCATTTGCTCCAAAGCAAAGAAAGCGTACCATTTGAGTAAGATAACAATATAGATCACCTCGATGCACAAAGAATTTCAGTCAAGAACATGTTCTGCACCAATAGCAAAGGATATACATAATAACTAAACACAAGCAAGTGTTTCCAAGTGCTTGTGTGCATCAATCCAATCATACAATGTAAGATTCTCTCCAAAATAAAGAGCACCTGGAGGATTTATTTCCACATGCTCAACAACCTTCTTTGTGATAATGTCATATGAGATCAACTTACCTGGCAATGACAACACAAGCTTtgccttgttttctttttcatctgcAACAAAACTCGGAACTCTAAATTGATATCTTTCCACTTCATCAGGATCAAATGCCTCATTGACAATCAACGGGTACTCAGCGATCAAAAAATCAAGATCAACACGATGCTTGACATACCACTTCGAATAATCACTCTCCATCTCCAGAACATCAACCAATGTAGCTCGAGGACTGTACGTCTCGATGAGATGTAAATGCCCACCAGACTCCCCAAAGTACAAGATATTCCTTCTCCACTGGTCATCAGGAATCAAAGGACTTGGCATTGGCTTGAACCTCTCACTCCACAAATCAAAGCACAAAAAATCCCCATCAGCATTCGCCCAATGCATAGCATCATCCAAATAAGCCCCATACTTGAAAAGAACATTTATACTATTGAACATGGAACTCAAGTTGTCATCCTCGTCAAGCTCCTCATCCCACTCAAAATCAAACTCATAGGACTCATCTGTCTCCTTCCAAACCCCAGTCTCCGAGGAGTACAATGAAAACCGGAGTACAATCTCCGGCAACCTCATCCAAACGCATAAAATTTTGTAGTGGTCGGGTTTTAAAGGATCGAAAGCCAAACTCAAATCCCTAATTGAATGGCGATCCTCGGGCGAATCCGGAAGCTGAATAAACCGACTCTGATTGGTAGTAGGATTATACATAAAAAATTTTGTGCTTTCATCATCGTACGGGTCCAAACAGATCAACCCATTACAGGAGTGAATCCGCCATGGAAAACCCTCCCTTCGATTGCTCAAATTAGAAGTTATAACACGCATGGAATTGACATCTTCCAAACTATTGCTAAGACAAAGGAAATTGAACTCAGGAACCCAACAAAATACCCGGTAAAAGAAGAGGTTGGTGGCGGCGGCGGAGGAGGTGGGATTGCGGCGGGCGTGAAGGCGGCGGAAATTGGGCCTGGAAATGATTGAGAGCCATAGTTTGGAGACGCATTGCAAGCGCAGGAGGGATTTTGGTGGTAAGCAGAGTAGAATTTCGGTTAAGAGGTCTTCGTTGTTGATGATGGACAGGGTTGATGGAGATGGTGGCGGCGGCAGTGGTGAGACGGCGGAATGAAGTGGGGTGGTGCCGGAGATTTTCGAGGTATAATGGGTGAGACGAAGTTGGGGTTTGTCTTCTTCGTCCGCCATGGTAAATGATTCGAAGGCTGAAGCAAAAGAACGAAATGATGATATTAGTATAGGGTATATCACTCGTACCTGGTTTCAGAGTTATGGATCATAATCTTACTGGGCTCTTGGCATATCTAGGAAGCATGGAAAGCCCATCTGTAACCTTTACGATGTCAGTTTGGCCCTTTCATGCAGCATTACGTTTTCCTCCACGCTAGTACAAAGCGATAAGTGTGATTGTCTATTCATCCCGACCATTGTACGTTAGAACGTTCGGACTAGGCTTCTCTTCATTGTGTTAAAGAGAACGTCAGTCCATTACACTcgaataaaattaatttaaaaattatttttgaaaatcaacACAGTTCATAATATATTTCATTGCTTATACTAGTTATACATGAATAAAGTTTCGTATGAAATTGATCAAGTTTTGTCGCCTGATTAATTATTGcaaaattttcataattttaatccattttttattttcaaatgtttCGTGTAAATTtaatatcaaaatatttttaaaacaataTCATTTTTTAGTATGTTGATCTAGagatcaaaagaaaattaatgaCTCAGTTACGTGATTTTATAacattatataaataaatgaagAGGCCAATGGAGAGAAATCTAATGGAGAGGATCTTAACCCTAGAACGTTCATCCTACTTCAAGATTGAATGATACATTGGAACATTTATCACTCCCTTCAAGATTCATTATTCATTGTTACATTGGTCTTCCAAGATGATACattaagggtctgtttggttggaagtaaaatgttttccttgggaaaatattttccgtggaagtaattttccatgaaaatcatttctctttcatcattttcaggtgtttggttagcttattgaaaatattttcttacttcatttttctggtgtttgtttaacttttgaaatattttcacttttatctctatttttactttctacacattataactatatacttcttcccatgcaaaataagaaaatttatctcattgtttactttaaaaaatcttggagaaatgtatatatgaataaaaaatatctccttaagcaataaacaaattgctggtcatttagtgtcaaatatcaatcacatgcaatgcttattgtgacatatatcttgcactctcactgctgaaagtttctctagaaaagaatgtccctattatacataattaattactagcataggattagcaggatgagatttttttttttttttgaatatactagggggagggttgggttgggttgggtggtaagggggagggagtgtaaggaagaggtcttAGGTTCGAatcctcctgtttacactaaaaaaaaaagaacatactacaagatgttttcagtaagtttggaacatactacaggcgagatgcatgcatttcggaaaataacttcagtaagtttggaagggaagttgttttccataagatgagtgaaaatattttacataggaaaatgttttcagtaacttttgtgcaaccaaacacgggaaattaggaaaatattttcctggaaaacattttcacccgaaacaaacggaccctaaaACATTCGGTTTTCTTCAAGGTATTGATCCCTCAAGATGAAACATTAAAACATGTAGTTTTCTGTGAGGTTCATGGATACATTGATGTACTTTTTTGTGATTCATtagttttttactttttatagAATTTCTAAattcatatatttatattaatgtTGGTACGTGTATAGTTGGTCTTGTATGATGTAAAAATAGAATATTGAAAAACATCATTTGTAACTTTAGAAACATTGAAAGAAAGGTGGAATGATAGATATATTCTCGCTAATCTTTTGGTCTTCATTCTACTTTCTCTTTACTGTGTAGTTTTATTAGTAATAAATCTACAATACGAATCACCAAATCCAGAACATATATTACTAGATTTACAGCattacttttcctttttgtcAAAGCACCTTGACGTTATTTATTTTACTTATACTTTTTCAACCATTGATGTATTTTGTTTACCTTTTCCCTGTCTTTCAGGCAAAAATTAAAGATGGACCAACAAAAATGACAAATTTTCTCTCAGAACCTTCATATTTGTTTATTGATAGAATTTAGGCTAATGGAATATAGTTCTGTACCTAAGGCTAAGGAGTACCAAATTACCCACACTAAGGTTGTTCTCCTTCGCATGCAAGAACGTGGTTTTTAATCACCTTCTTAAAGTAAGCAAACTGCCTTAGTGTTCTTTAATTACCTTCTTAAAGGGTGTGTATAAAGGATAGGATATTGATGTATAGTTTTGGAAATCCTTTCCCATCCATTGGGATGGGATAGAGCAgctgaaaggaaagaaagagaagaggGTAAAGTCCACATTGAAATGACTGCAAACTTAGTTTGGCACATAAGGAAGACAAGGAACAACTAGAACTTTAAACAGGGAGGGCCATATTGTCTCACAACACGCTATGGATGACTGGATTGAGCTCAAAAAGGCCAACTTGCTGTGCAACCGAGAAGGACAGGAGAACAATGCTTGATTTAAACATTCATGGCACAATTGGTGAGCTCCAATTAACACTCTTACCATCATCTGTACAGATGCAGCAATGAATTACCAATGGAACAAATATGGTATTGGGAGTGCtgtcaaagaaaagggataatttcaaaaaaccTCCGCTGAGGTTTTTG
Protein-coding sequences here:
- the LOC140009685 gene encoding F-box protein At5g07610-like, producing MADEEDKPQLRLTHYTSKISGTTPLHSAVSPLPPPPSPSTLSIINNEDLLTEILLCLPPKSLLRLQCVSKLWLSIISRPNFRRLHARRNPTSSAAATNLFFYRVFCWVPEFNFLCLSNSLEDVNSMRVITSNLSNRREGFPWRIHSCNGLICLDPYDDESTKFFMYNPTTNQSRFIQLPDSPEDRHSIRDLSLAFDPLKPDHYKILCVWMRLPEIVLRFSLYSSETGVWKETDESYEFDFEWDEELDEDDNLSSMFNSINVLFKYGAYLDDAMHWANADGDFLCFDLWSERFKPMPSPLIPDDQWRRNILYFGESGGHLHLIETYSPRATLVDVLEMESDYSKWYVKHRVDLDFLIAEYPLIVNEAFDPDEVERYQFRVPSFVADEKENKAKLVLSLPGKLISYDIITKKVVEHVEINPPGALYFGENLTLYDWIDAHKHLETLACV